A section of the Brevundimonas sp. AJA228-03 genome encodes:
- a CDS encoding ATP-binding protein codes for MTANGYSMIAQVRFRELKTRIALALFIAGTACFLSKSFWPAVWFGAVLVGQFIDWLVCRPIRRNPEINPTQAYRVAMCATTSLNVIIFSGISAYLWMTAGEAGRLFAMIQVAGGLLHVSLHMHHMRALLLSAVIPHGLYFLGLPIMGAILGRQPQDLLIAIGGVLYMTHLIVAARQSSMTTRAMQEANDEARAERRKAEIASAAKSDFLAVVSHEIRTPMNAVISAANLLRRTRLDRQQREHVSMLLDAGDVLVGLLNDVLDFSKIEAGKMQLEMADIDLREKIGSLVRLWEPKASANSVRLKVMISDRTPARIRTDPLRLQQMLFNLLSNAVKFTEHGAITLSVDWQAGPGHLVVSVADTGCGIPADRLANIFNSFEQVDAGTTRKYGGTGLGLAISRRLAEIMGGQLTAASVENKGSTFTLTLPVEVAEAAIPEPKRRAVTSGSLAGKIILAADDHAVNRRILALLLEPHGCNLVLVENGAEAVEAAASQRFDAILMDMQMPVMDGLEASAQIRRSDLNRSTPLIALTANAMDVHRAVWDATGVYAFLTKPIDPVLLAQTLAEACASVEDEAPEHNAA; via the coding sequence ATGACCGCCAACGGCTATTCCATGATCGCGCAGGTTCGCTTTCGTGAGCTGAAGACGCGGATCGCCCTTGCCCTGTTCATCGCCGGGACGGCCTGTTTCCTGTCGAAATCCTTCTGGCCCGCCGTCTGGTTCGGGGCGGTTCTGGTGGGCCAGTTCATCGACTGGCTGGTATGCCGACCCATCCGGCGCAATCCAGAGATCAATCCCACGCAGGCCTATCGCGTGGCGATGTGTGCCACCACCAGCCTGAATGTCATCATCTTCTCGGGCATCTCTGCCTATCTGTGGATGACCGCCGGCGAGGCGGGACGGCTGTTCGCCATGATCCAGGTGGCCGGAGGTCTTCTGCACGTCAGCCTGCATATGCACCATATGCGAGCGCTGCTGCTGTCGGCGGTCATCCCTCACGGTCTCTATTTCCTGGGTTTGCCGATCATGGGAGCCATTCTGGGGCGCCAGCCCCAGGACTTGCTGATCGCCATCGGTGGCGTTCTGTACATGACCCATCTGATCGTCGCCGCCCGCCAGAGCTCCATGACCACACGCGCCATGCAGGAAGCCAATGACGAGGCGCGGGCCGAACGCAGAAAGGCCGAGATCGCCAGCGCCGCCAAGTCCGACTTTCTGGCCGTCGTCAGCCACGAGATTCGCACGCCGATGAATGCCGTGATCTCGGCCGCCAATCTTCTGCGCCGGACGCGCCTCGACCGCCAGCAGCGGGAACATGTCTCCATGCTGCTGGATGCGGGTGACGTGCTCGTCGGCCTGCTCAACGACGTGCTGGACTTTTCCAAGATCGAAGCCGGCAAGATGCAGCTGGAGATGGCCGATATCGATCTGCGCGAAAAGATCGGTTCGCTGGTCCGGCTGTGGGAGCCCAAGGCCAGCGCCAACAGCGTGCGGCTGAAGGTGATGATTTCGGACCGGACACCGGCCCGCATTCGCACCGACCCCCTGCGGCTGCAGCAGATGCTTTTCAACCTGCTGTCCAATGCGGTGAAGTTCACCGAGCATGGCGCCATCACCCTTTCGGTCGACTGGCAGGCCGGGCCGGGTCACCTGGTGGTGTCGGTTGCAGACACGGGATGCGGCATTCCCGCCGATCGGCTGGCGAACATCTTCAACAGTTTCGAACAGGTCGATGCGGGCACGACCCGGAAATACGGCGGTACCGGTCTGGGACTGGCCATCAGCCGTCGCCTGGCCGAGATCATGGGCGGGCAGCTGACTGCCGCAAGCGTAGAGAACAAGGGTTCGACCTTTACCCTGACCCTGCCCGTCGAGGTGGCCGAGGCCGCCATTCCGGAGCCGAAGCGTCGGGCCGTCACCAGCGGCTCTCTCGCCGGCAAGATCATCCTGGCGGCGGACGACCACGCCGTGAACCGCCGGATCCTGGCCCTGCTGCTGGAGCCGCACGGCTGCAATCTCGTTCTGGTCGAAAACGGCGCGGAGGCGGTCGAGGCCGCGGCGAGCCAGCGGTTCGATGCCATACTGATGGACATGCAGATGCCGGTGATGGACGGGCTCGAGGCCTCGGCCCAGATCCGGCGGTCAGACCTGAACCGCAGCACGCCGCTGATTGCGCTGACGGCCAACGCCATGGATGTGCACCGCGCGGTCTGGGACGCGACGGGTGTCTACGCCTTCCTGACCAAGCCGATCGATCCGGTCCTGCTGGCCCAAACCCTGGCTGAAGCGTGCGCCTCCGTCGAAGACGAGGCCCCGGAGCACAACGCCGCCTGA
- a CDS encoding autotransporter assembly complex family protein, which produces MCRHRYALCLSAVLVTACGWLGGVDDAHADPRAQVRGDLPADLRTRLVQAIGAVDDAPGNRFEARRRARGAMESAEALLRSEGYYQSILEDIVEGEDAPVAIVSVRPGPRFVLAPATIQWVAPEPEPEVIQTARTDIGLTPGDPGRAAEVVAAEGRIIASLTREGYPDAATRPRRVVVDHAAMTVQPTFNISSGALVRLDGVRVETRGPTNPEWVANLAPWSAGQRYDPELVGELERRLLETGVYDGVAVALTGPDQTTPDGNRPIVVTLTDRPRRILEAGATFSTAEGSGVEGLWTWYNRFGRADTLRFQARIANVDSRIGADLSLPHWRAPGQTLALSAAVVNEDTDAYIRTAGVLSADLRQRLGKTSWYSYGVGLDFGRYDEGRFDPVTRLPVSLDRDLALFTGRISAYIDQSNDPLNPANGWRLTVNIQPTAVAGEDTILFLRSEAQITGYRPLDPRNRTVLAGRMRLGSILGGSELSAPSDRLFFSGGGGSVRGYEYQGVGPRLPDNTPRGGISLFEVSAEVRRDLGRNFGAVAFIDAGSIGFDETPDFSNLRYSVGVGGRYTLSFGPIRADIAIPLDKREGDASFQVYVSIGQAF; this is translated from the coding sequence TTGTGTCGTCACCGCTACGCATTGTGCCTGTCGGCCGTCCTCGTGACGGCGTGCGGCTGGCTGGGCGGTGTTGATGACGCCCATGCCGACCCCCGGGCGCAGGTCCGGGGCGATCTGCCCGCCGATCTTCGGACCCGTCTGGTCCAGGCCATCGGCGCAGTCGACGATGCGCCGGGAAACCGTTTCGAGGCCCGACGCCGCGCCCGCGGGGCGATGGAGTCCGCTGAGGCCCTGCTGCGGTCCGAGGGCTACTACCAGTCGATCCTCGAGGACATCGTCGAGGGCGAGGACGCCCCCGTGGCCATCGTCAGCGTGCGCCCCGGCCCCCGTTTCGTCCTGGCCCCCGCGACGATCCAGTGGGTCGCGCCGGAGCCGGAGCCCGAGGTCATCCAGACGGCCCGGACCGACATCGGACTGACCCCCGGTGACCCCGGTCGGGCCGCCGAGGTCGTCGCCGCCGAGGGTCGGATCATCGCCAGCCTGACGCGCGAAGGCTATCCCGACGCCGCCACCCGGCCGCGCCGCGTGGTGGTCGATCATGCCGCCATGACGGTGCAACCGACCTTCAACATCAGCTCCGGTGCCCTGGTGCGTCTGGACGGCGTCCGCGTGGAGACCCGGGGACCGACCAATCCCGAGTGGGTCGCCAACCTGGCCCCCTGGAGCGCGGGCCAGCGCTACGATCCCGAACTGGTCGGCGAGCTGGAGCGACGCCTGCTGGAAACCGGCGTCTATGACGGGGTGGCCGTGGCCCTGACCGGCCCGGACCAGACCACGCCCGACGGCAACCGCCCGATCGTGGTGACCCTGACCGATCGCCCCCGCAGGATCCTCGAGGCCGGTGCCACCTTCTCCACCGCCGAGGGATCGGGGGTCGAAGGTCTGTGGACCTGGTACAACCGCTTCGGTCGAGCCGACACCCTGCGGTTTCAGGCGCGCATCGCCAATGTCGACAGCCGGATCGGGGCCGACCTGTCCCTGCCCCACTGGCGCGCGCCGGGCCAGACCCTGGCCCTGTCCGCCGCCGTCGTGAACGAGGACACCGACGCCTATATCCGCACGGCCGGGGTCCTGTCCGCCGACCTGCGCCAGCGCCTCGGCAAGACGTCCTGGTACAGTTATGGCGTCGGCCTGGACTTCGGCCGATACGACGAAGGCCGGTTCGATCCGGTCACCCGGCTGCCGGTCAGCCTCGATCGCGACCTCGCCCTCTTCACCGGCCGCATCAGCGCCTATATCGATCAGTCGAACGATCCGCTGAACCCCGCGAACGGGTGGCGACTGACCGTCAATATCCAGCCGACCGCCGTGGCGGGCGAGGACACCATCCTGTTTTTGCGCAGCGAGGCCCAGATCACCGGCTACCGGCCGCTGGACCCGCGCAACCGGACGGTCCTGGCAGGCCGCATGAGACTGGGCTCCATCCTCGGCGGCAGCGAGCTCAGCGCGCCGTCCGATCGCCTGTTCTTCTCGGGTGGCGGCGGCTCGGTGCGCGGCTACGAATACCAGGGCGTCGGCCCGCGTCTGCCCGACAACACCCCGCGCGGCGGCATCTCCCTGTTCGAGGTTTCCGCCGAGGTCCGCCGCGATCTGGGCCGGAATTTCGGCGCCGTGGCCTTCATCGACGCGGGATCCATCGGTTTCGACGAAACCCCGGACTTCTCGAACCTGCGCTATTCGGTCGGTGTCGGTGGCCGCTACACCCTGTCCTTCGGCCCCATCCGCGCCGACATCGCCATTCCCCTGGACAAGCGTGAAGGCGACGCCAGCTTCCAGGTCTATGTCAGCATCGGTCAGGCGTTTTGA
- a CDS encoding translocation/assembly module TamB domain-containing protein: MTDPGPETPEVETPTKAERRRRTRLQAFGFIAGLVLVGLAALALILAVGGRMYLVSGPGRDLITSFIAGKKISRYGRINVEGLTGDLFDDFTLARVTVTDRDGVWLEASDVRVDWDFWPLVTRRFHATDISARSIRLLRRPTLDPPDGKPPQPSPIGVDIDRFSADVELLEGFSKEYGKWRLNGDALIPRLGNKSASLNAYSRNRPGDYLRVTTTFGGKIEDLRLNLRASEAQGGPLAGSLGYSPDQPFSAVAVVNGEIVNATLQTGPFVPLTVRGRYGVAGSRISGYFDFSGSDLLEPFVQRIGRTARFGFASVPTAEDGNVQGMAWRLIADNLTSSARGIIDLKTQTADDGVAVSISTGSMSRLAGTTIGGAATYSAMFTGDAKVWKLDGNVRLSNADIASYAAGQVSGPLDFAADNGRFTLGGDLSVTGGRSAGIVGALLGSRPRFKFAAARAKDGAILLEDIDARGQALTLTGSGGRNLLGGLDFRGRAEITDVGRLRPGARGTFGGPIQASSARSGAPWRLTFDGRAARLATGMAELDRLLGATPRLQLGGALNGGRIEVEQGLLTGAAGRASAKGLIESAGRLRLALDWNAQGPFGVGPVAIDGAMTGNGALTGTLARPRADLTATFASVAAGALTLTDTHLILSFRKGADASDGRVVLTAGSNYGPATASGNFYLGGSALRLTDVDLNAGGVTAQGALALNNNTPSSADLTFTARPGAFLTSGTAEGRIRLTDGPGSESAILDVTGRDLSFSGSPYVIRRISLDGRGTLDRLPFRVVADVGGPTPVSFDGTGVYAHQDTARSLTLSGNGRVREVAFATRSPAVIALAGDGRVVRVDMTVGGGILLGEMRQDAGAAVIQADLTSVELGSIAPDLGGRVTGRVSLRGSGDDLSGSANVTLAQLRSVDAPRGLSVDGSVNATLVNNTLRIQANAAGTDAVRATADVTLPVEASAAPLRLAINKTRPMSGEVVVNGQIQPIWDVFFGGERTLAGQVDGRAILNGTINAPLITGRLNLAQGRFRDNGTGLVLNDVTLASRFDDTTALIQTFTATDGAGGTVSGDGRIGLRQGSGSSFQLALTRFRIIDNDIAQGRATGPLTVTRGADGNIQLAGQMAIDEARIEANPPVPSGVTAMDVVEINRAGGDPAGSDEVTTHRGPQIGLDIRLRSTGNAVRVVGRGLNVYLSVNARVRGTVARPTLSGTARIVRGDYDFAGKRFVFDDRGSVALSTDPARIRLNLAAVREDPALAATIRVTGTAALPVIVLTSTPQLPQDEILSQVLFGRSASQLSPFEAAQLAAGVASLAGGGGFDVIGNLRELAGLDRLSFSGEASALTVSGGRYITDDVYLEIIGGGEGGAAVNVEWQVRRNVAISSRFGGQGDATLSIRWRRQSRVPGAAAGDDDRRPNRPSD, from the coding sequence TTGACCGATCCGGGCCCCGAAACGCCCGAGGTCGAGACGCCGACGAAGGCCGAAAGGCGCCGTCGCACGCGCCTTCAGGCCTTTGGCTTCATCGCCGGTCTGGTGCTGGTCGGTCTGGCGGCCCTCGCCCTGATCCTGGCGGTCGGCGGACGGATGTATCTGGTCTCGGGTCCCGGCCGCGATCTGATCACCAGCTTCATCGCCGGCAAGAAGATCAGCCGCTATGGCCGCATAAACGTTGAGGGGTTGACGGGCGACCTGTTCGACGACTTCACCCTGGCGCGCGTCACCGTCACCGACAGGGACGGCGTCTGGCTGGAAGCGAGCGATGTCCGCGTGGACTGGGATTTCTGGCCACTCGTCACACGCCGGTTCCATGCGACCGACATCAGCGCCCGGTCCATCCGCCTGCTGCGCCGCCCGACGCTCGATCCGCCCGACGGCAAGCCGCCGCAGCCCAGCCCCATCGGCGTCGACATCGACCGGTTCTCGGCCGACGTCGAACTTCTAGAAGGCTTTTCGAAGGAATACGGCAAATGGCGTCTGAACGGCGACGCCCTGATCCCGCGTCTCGGCAACAAGTCGGCCTCCCTGAACGCCTACAGCCGGAACCGGCCCGGCGACTATCTGCGCGTCACCACCACCTTCGGCGGCAAGATCGAGGACCTGCGCCTGAACCTTCGCGCCAGCGAGGCCCAGGGCGGTCCCCTGGCCGGGTCGCTGGGCTATTCGCCGGACCAGCCCTTCTCCGCCGTCGCCGTGGTGAATGGAGAGATCGTCAATGCCACCCTCCAGACGGGGCCGTTCGTCCCCCTGACGGTACGGGGCCGCTATGGCGTCGCGGGATCGCGGATCTCCGGCTATTTCGACTTCAGTGGCTCGGATCTGCTGGAGCCCTTCGTGCAGCGGATCGGGCGGACGGCCCGGTTCGGCTTCGCCTCGGTGCCGACGGCCGAGGACGGGAACGTCCAGGGCATGGCCTGGCGGCTGATCGCCGACAATCTGACCTCCAGCGCGCGCGGGATCATCGACCTGAAGACCCAGACGGCCGACGACGGCGTCGCCGTGTCCATCTCCACGGGATCGATGTCCCGGCTGGCGGGCACCACCATCGGCGGGGCAGCGACCTATTCGGCGATGTTCACGGGCGATGCGAAAGTCTGGAAACTCGACGGCAATGTCCGCCTGTCGAACGCCGACATCGCCAGCTATGCGGCCGGCCAGGTGTCCGGCCCGCTCGATTTCGCCGCCGACAACGGCCGTTTCACCCTGGGCGGCGACCTGTCGGTGACGGGCGGTCGCAGCGCCGGGATCGTCGGCGCCCTGCTGGGGTCCCGACCGCGCTTCAAGTTCGCCGCCGCCCGCGCGAAGGACGGCGCGATCCTGCTGGAAGACATCGACGCGCGCGGCCAGGCCCTGACCCTGACCGGCTCGGGCGGTCGCAACCTGCTGGGCGGCCTGGACTTCCGGGGCCGGGCCGAGATCACCGACGTCGGCCGCCTTCGCCCCGGCGCGCGCGGCACATTCGGCGGACCGATCCAGGCGTCCTCGGCCCGATCGGGCGCACCCTGGCGTCTGACCTTCGACGGTCGTGCCGCGCGTCTGGCCACGGGCATGGCCGAGCTGGATCGCCTGCTGGGCGCCACTCCCCGCCTGCAACTGGGCGGTGCCCTGAATGGCGGACGCATCGAGGTCGAGCAGGGCCTGCTGACGGGGGCGGCGGGCCGGGCCAGCGCGAAGGGCCTGATCGAGTCGGCCGGGCGCCTGCGCCTGGCGCTGGACTGGAATGCCCAGGGGCCCTTCGGCGTGGGGCCGGTCGCGATCGACGGAGCCATGACCGGCAATGGTGCCCTGACCGGCACCCTCGCCCGGCCCCGCGCCGACCTGACCGCGACCTTCGCCAGCGTCGCCGCCGGGGCCCTGACCCTGACCGACACCCATCTGATCCTAAGCTTCCGCAAGGGTGCGGACGCCTCGGATGGCCGCGTCGTGCTCACGGCCGGTTCGAACTACGGCCCGGCGACCGCCTCGGGCAATTTCTACCTCGGCGGCAGTGCGCTCCGCCTGACCGACGTCGATCTGAACGCAGGCGGCGTCACCGCCCAGGGGGCCCTGGCCCTGAACAACAATACGCCGTCCAGCGCGGACCTGACCTTCACCGCGCGGCCGGGGGCCTTCCTGACGTCCGGCACGGCGGAAGGCCGCATCCGCCTCACCGACGGTCCGGGCAGCGAGAGCGCCATTCTGGACGTGACCGGCCGCGACCTCAGTTTCTCCGGATCGCCCTATGTGATCCGCCGCATCAGTCTGGACGGACGCGGTACCCTCGACCGCCTGCCCTTCCGCGTCGTCGCCGACGTCGGGGGACCGACCCCGGTCTCCTTCGACGGCACCGGCGTATACGCGCACCAGGACACGGCCCGGAGCCTGACCCTGTCCGGCAACGGTCGCGTGCGCGAGGTGGCCTTCGCCACTCGCAGCCCGGCGGTGATCGCCCTGGCCGGCGACGGTCGGGTGGTCCGCGTCGACATGACGGTCGGCGGCGGCATCCTGCTGGGCGAGATGCGCCAGGATGCCGGAGCGGCCGTGATCCAGGCCGATCTGACCAGCGTCGAACTGGGCTCCATCGCGCCCGATCTCGGCGGCCGGGTCACGGGCCGGGTCTCCCTGCGCGGTTCGGGCGACGACCTGTCGGGCTCCGCCAACGTCACCCTGGCCCAGTTGCGCAGCGTCGATGCCCCGCGCGGCCTGTCGGTCGATGGCTCGGTCAATGCGACCCTGGTCAACAACACGCTGCGCATCCAGGCCAATGCGGCCGGGACCGACGCCGTGCGCGCCACCGCCGATGTCACCCTGCCGGTCGAGGCCTCGGCTGCCCCGCTGCGCCTCGCCATCAACAAGACCCGGCCCATGTCCGGCGAAGTGGTGGTCAACGGACAGATCCAGCCGATCTGGGACGTCTTCTTCGGCGGCGAGCGCACCCTGGCCGGTCAGGTCGACGGTCGCGCCATCCTGAACGGCACGATAAACGCCCCCCTGATCACCGGTCGCCTGAACCTGGCCCAGGGCCGGTTCCGCGACAATGGCACGGGCCTGGTGCTGAACGACGTCACCCTGGCCAGCCGGTTCGACGACACGACGGCGCTGATCCAGACCTTCACTGCCACCGACGGCGCGGGCGGCACCGTCTCGGGCGACGGCCGCATCGGCCTGCGCCAGGGCTCCGGCTCCAGTTTCCAGCTGGCCCTGACCCGTTTCCGGATCATCGACAACGACATCGCCCAGGGGCGCGCGACCGGCCCCCTGACCGTCACGCGCGGGGCCGACGGCAACATCCAGCTGGCGGGTCAGATGGCGATCGACGAGGCCCGGATCGAGGCCAATCCCCCGGTTCCCAGCGGCGTCACCGCCATGGACGTCGTCGAGATCAACCGGGCGGGAGGCGACCCGGCCGGGAGCGATGAGGTCACCACCCATCGCGGGCCCCAGATCGGTCTGGACATTCGTCTGCGCTCGACCGGCAATGCCGTGCGCGTGGTTGGACGCGGCCTGAACGTCTATCTCAGCGTCAATGCGCGGGTGCGCGGCACGGTCGCCCGGCCGACCCTCAGCGGCACGGCGCGGATCGTGCGCGGCGACTATGATTTCGCGGGCAAGCGGTTCGTGTTCGACGATCGCGGCTCCGTCGCCCTGTCCACCGATCCGGCGCGGATCCGGCTGAACCTGGCGGCTGTGCGCGAGGACCCGGCCCTGGCCGCCACCATCCGCGTGACCGGCACCGCCGCCCTGCCCGTCATCGTCCTGACCTCGACACCCCAGCTGCCCCAGGACGAGATCCTGTCCCAGGTCCTGTTCGGCCGCTCGGCCTCGCAGCTGTCGCCGTTCGAGGCGGCGCAGCTGGCAGCCGGGGTGGCGTCCCTGGCGGGCGGCGGCGGCTTCGACGTGATCGGCAATCTGCGCGAACTGGCCGGTCTGGACCGGCTGTCATTCAGTGGCGAGGCCTCGGCCCTGACCGTCTCGGGCGGTCGCTACATCACCGACGACGTCTATCTGGAGATCATCGGCGGAGGTGAAGGCGGCGCGGCCGTCAACGTCGAATGGCAGGTGCGCCGGAACGTGGCCATCAGCTCCCGGTTCGGCGGCCAGGGCGACGCCACCCTGTCGATCCGGTGGCGGCGTCAGTCGCGGGTGCCGGGGGCGGCCGCCGGTGATGACGACCGCCGCCCGAATCGTCCGTCAGATTAG
- a CDS encoding hydrolase: MRILPQDHAALDLVGRGAAVLIDRAVAWSNINSGSDNPDGLNEILALLEAEAGRLPAEVARIPTQGFSTVADDGTVRSQARADALKITARPDAPIQVVLTGHYDTVYPADSAFQTVVSRADGALNGPGIADMKGGISVMLGALAAFETHPDRDGVGWTVLLSPDEEIGSPASAPLLAELGARGHVGMTYEPALADGTLAGARKGSGNFHLIVTGKAAHAGRAFHEGANAVAGAAIVAAALHALNGRREGVTVNVARISGGGALNVVADNAVVRFNVRVPDAQAAAWITDAIAEIVASPPFDGLTLDLHGGMTRAPKPMDASQTALFEAVRETGALLGQTIAWSPSGGVCEGNNLHAAGLPNIDTLGVRGGLIHSQEEFAWPDSFVERAQLSTLMLCKIASGEIDALKLKSLRLNPPPSGEVARSAGGGPPQTPESGVSPLHREDAVPLPQQGRIT; this comes from the coding sequence ATGCGGATTCTCCCACAGGATCATGCCGCCCTCGACCTGGTCGGGCGGGGCGCGGCGGTCCTGATCGACCGTGCGGTCGCCTGGTCGAACATCAACTCCGGCAGCGACAATCCCGACGGCCTGAACGAAATCCTGGCCCTGCTGGAGGCCGAGGCCGGCCGCCTGCCCGCCGAGGTCGCCCGCATCCCCACCCAGGGCTTTTCCACCGTCGCCGACGACGGCACCGTCCGCTCCCAGGCCCGCGCCGACGCCCTGAAGATCACCGCCCGCCCCGATGCGCCGATCCAGGTCGTCCTGACCGGCCATTATGACACCGTCTACCCGGCCGACAGCGCCTTCCAGACCGTTGTGAGCCGTGCCGACGGGGCCCTGAACGGCCCGGGCATCGCGGACATGAAGGGCGGCATCTCGGTCATGCTCGGGGCCCTGGCCGCCTTCGAAACCCACCCCGATCGCGACGGCGTGGGCTGGACCGTCCTGCTGTCCCCGGACGAGGAGATCGGCTCGCCCGCCTCCGCCCCCCTTCTGGCCGAACTGGGCGCGCGCGGTCATGTCGGCATGACCTACGAACCCGCCCTGGCCGACGGCACCCTGGCGGGGGCGAGGAAGGGCAGCGGCAATTTCCACCTGATCGTCACGGGCAAGGCCGCCCACGCCGGACGCGCCTTCCACGAAGGCGCCAACGCCGTCGCCGGGGCCGCCATCGTCGCCGCCGCCCTTCACGCCCTGAACGGCCGGCGTGAAGGCGTGACGGTCAACGTCGCCCGCATCTCGGGCGGCGGGGCGCTGAACGTCGTCGCCGACAATGCGGTCGTCCGCTTCAACGTCCGCGTCCCGGATGCCCAGGCCGCCGCCTGGATCACCGACGCCATCGCCGAGATCGTCGCCTCGCCCCCGTTCGACGGCCTGACCCTGGACCTGCACGGCGGCATGACCCGCGCGCCCAAGCCGATGGACGCGTCCCAGACCGCCCTGTTCGAGGCGGTGCGCGAGACCGGTGCCCTGCTGGGCCAGACCATCGCCTGGTCGCCCTCGGGCGGCGTCTGCGAGGGCAACAACCTGCACGCCGCCGGCCTGCCCAATATCGACACCCTCGGCGTCCGGGGCGGCCTGATCCATTCGCAGGAAGAGTTCGCCTGGCCCGACAGCTTCGTCGAGCGGGCGCAGCTTTCGACCCTGATGCTGTGCAAGATCGCGTCCGGAGAGATCGACGCGCTGAAGCTGAAGTCGCTGCGGCTCAATCCTCCCCCATCGGGGGAGGTGGCGCGCAGCGCCGGAGGGGGCCCACCACAGACACCGGAGTCCGGGGTTAGCCCCCTCCACCGCGAAGACGCGGTCCCCCTCCCCCAACAGGGGAGGATCACCTGA
- a CDS encoding arginine N-succinyltransferase — translation MLVIRPAGPADLDHLLELAILSGPGFTSLPEDPDQLAERLDISRDSFAGTLAPQARWYTLMMEETDTGDVDGIASVKAAVGLNRPFFSFRLVTNASSSPSLDIRLEHQTLQLVNECTGWTEVGSLFLKADRRKGGAGRLLSQSRYMLIGTQPDLFAETVLAELRGVFTPDGACPFWDHVAHKFFPMPFDQADMMTGSTDKQFILDLAPRHPIYVALLPEPARAVIGKVHPQGVAAMALLESEGFRPNGLIDIFDAGPTVSCSRDHIRTVRDARRLTASVVDDVEAELPSLVSTDSVGDFRAVRGRAAIDGDTVRLPAEVAEALKVRTGDVVRVKS, via the coding sequence ATGCTCGTCATCCGCCCCGCCGGTCCCGCCGACCTGGATCACCTGCTGGAACTGGCCATCCTCTCCGGCCCCGGTTTCACCAGCCTGCCCGAGGACCCGGACCAGCTGGCCGAACGCCTCGACATCAGCCGCGACAGCTTCGCCGGGACCCTGGCCCCCCAGGCCCGGTGGTACACATTGATGATGGAGGAGACCGACACCGGCGACGTGGACGGCATCGCCTCGGTCAAGGCGGCGGTCGGGCTGAACCGGCCCTTCTTCTCGTTCCGGCTCGTGACCAACGCCTCGTCCTCCCCGTCGCTGGACATCAGGCTGGAGCATCAGACGCTGCAGCTGGTCAACGAATGCACCGGCTGGACCGAGGTCGGTTCCCTGTTCCTGAAGGCGGACCGGCGCAAGGGCGGCGCGGGGCGGCTGCTGTCCCAGTCCCGCTACATGCTGATCGGGACCCAGCCCGACCTGTTCGCCGAGACGGTCCTCGCCGAGCTGCGGGGCGTCTTCACCCCCGACGGCGCCTGCCCCTTCTGGGACCATGTGGCGCACAAATTCTTCCCCATGCCGTTCGACCAGGCGGACATGATGACGGGCTCCACCGACAAGCAGTTCATCCTCGACCTCGCCCCGCGCCACCCGATCTACGTCGCGCTGCTGCCCGAGCCGGCCCGCGCCGTGATCGGCAAGGTCCACCCCCAGGGCGTGGCGGCCATGGCCCTGCTGGAAAGCGAGGGCTTTCGCCCCAACGGCCTGATCGACATCTTCGATGCCGGCCCGACCGTCAGCTGTTCCCGCGACCACATCCGCACCGTGCGTGACGCCCGCCGCCTGACGGCTTCTGTGGTCGACGACGTCGAGGCCGAGCTGCCCTCGCTGGTGTCGACCGACAGCGTCGGCGACTTCCGCGCGGTGCGGGGCCGGGCCGCGATCGACGGCGACACCGTGCGCCTGCCCGCCGAGGTGGCGGAGGCCCTGAAAGTCCGCACGGGCGATGTCGTCAGGGTGAAGTCATGA